AAGACAAACGCATGTTCCTTTTTTCAGTTCAGTTTCAGATTTTCACATAATATTACATCTTCAAAAGATTGCAATTGATGAACAAAATGATAAGGTTACAAAGATTACACATAATAGAATATATCGTCACCCTACGATAATTGccttagtcattttttgtaattttgagaataaagtacaacatatggttcaagcatgcatcagttacgtaatcacccaaattatttctgattattcccatTAATTTGTatcacattttgttcatgtgcaaagattagtgaataaatatgtttatatgtATGGTCTTAAAAGATGTTCGTACACTGCTTTGTCGACCAAGTAAATCATAGAAAGATAAAAAATCAAGTGAATGTGAAAAGTACAGTCTTCTCACTGAAAAGTTATTCGTGCATTATAACGTATGCCTATCGGGCAGGAATCGATCAAAAGTAATATATCCATCTGATTAATTTGATTTTGTCTTTtcatttttgtgacattttgtaCACTCAGACAACGAAATGCCTGAATTTAAGTCCTGCCCAGCAAACCAAGCTTCTTATACAGATCATGGACAACCAACCGCTATGATTGAATGGTTGGAACCTGTTGCTACTGACAACTCTGGTGGCAGCCCCACAGTCATCTGCGATCACCAATCGGGAACTAAGTTTGCTATTGGACAAGTACTTGTAACGTGTACAGCTTCCGATGGATATGGGAATAGCAAAAACTGTACCTTTAACGTTGATGTAAAGAGTAAGATTTCTTTCTATACATATAGttgtccactttttgctgcaagtTTGCGCAAATTTGGTTGAGTTTGcccctccctgaaattcacttttaccCTATCCAatcccccagaaaaaaatatatTCTGGCGCAGCCATTGAACGCAGCGCTATACTCTCTTTTTCAATATTATAGAATTTTGTCTCTAAATATTGCACTTTGATTTATATGATCTATCAAAATAAGGCAGTGTTttctaatttgattggttttttttatttatatttaatatagtccTTCTTAGTATCATTAACACTAAACGCAGTCAATGCCAGTCAGTACATAAAAATAACAATACGTTGCTTTGTGTTAGGGATCTGTTTGGATACGTTATAAATGCTGAGGCCTGATACATGATGTCCTAACATGATCTGTACCGGGCAAGTTGAAGATTCTTTAAATTTATATCATCGCTATTGGTCATAGTGGATAGTTCTAACGTCCACAAACATTTTAGTAGCTTTTGAAGGAATTTTAGacttcattttttgaattttagattttgaaaatgtttgcatttcACCTTTAGATTGTACATCCCCTCTTGGGTTGGAAAATCGCATAATATCTGATACACAAATAACTGCTTCGAGTAAAGGCTGGTATTACGATGGCAGTACAACAGAATACTTCTTTGCCCGCAATGCAAGACTACATCATAGTTCCTACTGGCGACCATTATTGAACGATGAAAATCCGTGGATCAAAGTTCAGCTAGATGGTGTTCATGTCATCACAGGGCTCGTGAGTCAAGGCAGTGGAGGCTACCATAATATGAACTCGTGGGTGATATCTTACTTGATTCAGTATCAACACGCAAGTGTGAATGCATCGGAGATGGAATTTATCAAAGATGTGACTGGGAATACAGCCAAGGTATAAACTTAAGTTCAACGTTATAAGTACTTAAATTGACCAGTAGTTTGTAGACATGATCTACAGCCGTATAAAGCCATTTTtggtcaatattttttttctataaatattttacaaaaatagtGTACAAAATATGAGACACGATGTGTTTTAAtgattatctccaaaatgtgtatttttaccccaaATGTTTTTATTTAGATTCTTTGACTAATTtcgattccaaaaatgtataggggACTACTTTTATAAATTGtgtattaataaatattttattaagatttttttaattcttaattcTTTTAAAAAGCACTTTTATTATTGCATTTCTGAGAGCGACGTTAATGGGCCTTGCAACGGACATTGTAATGCAAATTGACGATAGTCTCACTTGCCCTATAGTTACGCCATagatagttgaatcattttcttacgatccgtgaccatttatagcatacctttgtttctctgtggatttgactagatagacatattctaagaaaaaatagctcctatgtccctcccaaaaatggcgggaaaatctatttatagctcatttttcaaaatggccgccggtgacattttgaaaaacatgaatatctatataccatgttcttaATAGGcattaatgacaaataatatgccgttttccactatctttggcatgcccaaccttttaagataaaattcaaagtgttgagaggtcatcttgacccctaaatccaagatggccgccagttccatattgaaaacatgaaaatcgatatatcatgaagtggataggctataataacaaacaatgtgtcgttttcaactatatttggcatgcaaaaccgtttaagatcatattcaaagagtttggggtcacattgacccttaaatccaaaatggccgccagcgccatattgacaaaaacatgaaaatctatataccatgaagtggataggctatactgacaaacaatgtgtcgttttccactatttttggcatgccaaatctttttttgtcatattcaaagtgtttgggggtcatcttgaaccctaaatccaagatggccgccagcaccatattgacaaaaacatgcagtggataggctatactgacaaatattccactatttttggcatgccaaaccttttcatgtcgtattcaaagtgtttgggggcatcttgacccctaaatccaagatgactgtctaagccatgtcgaaaaacatgaacatcgatatttaagatgtgacacacatgaggccactacttatttttactcaattacttatactatagattttgaaagtgttacctttgttctttcaggaaagttgcacgttaagagcatgtggtggagaacagaacagacactgaagagctacagagcTACCAAGAGACTAATAAACTAGAATGCATGttgaaagatcattgccctgtaaaagacaggttagaaaaagtagagaaatggaGAACACAAATTTTTTAcatggaagggccttgataaatttcaacatgtcaatacaacagtggaatgggataaaaGACCTAAGGGTTTTCATAagcatgctacttgttgtaccacgatgtctaacacacacgctcactgccaagccacaaaacgcaagcacaaatctgagaaatcaaaaaaaaaaaaaaaaaaaaaaaaagctgggatgtccggtcagcaattATCTTCGTTAagagataatctcagtgaaaatgcagagcatctacagcatgttaaccttcgtgaggctcaagctttgttctttcaacatatccaacaaatcatatttaaagatcgtgaaatacgcacccttgaaggactgctccaagattacattcgcattacttcaaactacgggcacttttcccaagtaaggtccagctacctcaaggaacttctgatcaaagaatttggaaaagtcataggatttcacgaacgtattcagaagaatgttagtgagcttgtgtatgatacaagagCTGTCGGCacatacatcgaggccgcgctgttatcactgggagtaacggatgaccaTTTGGTCAAGAATATCGCAACACGACTcagagaacaggtcatcaaaacaACAAATGTTCCTTGGCCCCCGTACATACATGAGTTGGAGCAAGCTGAAAACTTTAGTGAGCTCCTACTAAAGCTGGTTgaaaaaacctaacacaggttcagctgatgacaacccaaaggtctgatcaatttcgtcaatcttagagagcaatcgttatttacgacaggggttgGCATTTTAAAGGGGGAACCCGATTTGTTTTATCGTGAGGGGGGGTCGAAaattttgttgaaccaggaggggattgttaagttttaaattgaGTAATATAGTTTAAACAAGGGcggaatttgaaaatttgctttcccCCTCGCATATACTCAaaattcaccctttttaaacttaacaatccccctcctggttcaacaaacaattttgcgtttccacctcaagatcaaataaaaaattcgggttccccctcaaaatgtgcattccccctgtcgtaaataacgatctctCCCTACGATTGACGCAATTGATcggacctttgggttgtcatcagttagacctgtgttaggttttttcaaccaggtaatgaaGTTTAGTATGGGCTCACTCAAGTTTTCAGCTTGCTCCACTTCATCTATATACGGGGACCAAGGAACAGTGGTTGCTTGATTACCTGTtcttgaccaactggtcatccgttactcccagtgataacagcgcggcctcgatgtatgtatcggaagtgcttgtatcatgcacaagctcactaactttcttctgaatacgtacgtgaaatcctatgtcttttccaaattctttgatcagaagttcTTTGAGGTAGCTGGAacttacttgggaaaagtgctCGTGGTTTGAAGTAATacgaatgtaatcttggagctgtccttcaagggtgcgtattacgatctttaaatatgatttgttggatatgttgaaagaacaaagcttgagcctcacgaaggttaacatgctgtagatgctctgcattttcactgagattatctctcgcttgattgctgatattttgacgccagcaatgacggtggtatctgatttccaaaggctgtttgcctgtctgggattgacgttataaacgtatctaaccgctctcttgtatcctcatctgccATGTAAatagtgtgtgccttgaatcttctccatgcatcttgtgtcaaaagtaacaaaagtgtttttgtccctGTTACCAGACGTTTGTGGACGCACAttgccttatcatgcagaacacctatacttgaacgagGTTTCTTtggaggaggtcctgagaaagatgatagctgaccggacatcccagcctttttatttttttatatttttttgtttttgatttctcagatttgtgcttgcgttttgtggcttggtagtgagcgtgtgtgttagacatcgtgaTACAACAAGTAGCATGTATATGAAAACCCTTAGGTCttttatcccattccactgttgtattgacatgttgaaatttatcaaggcccttccattgta
Above is a window of Amphiura filiformis chromosome 7, Afil_fr2py, whole genome shotgun sequence DNA encoding:
- the LOC140157330 gene encoding sushi, von Willebrand factor type A, EGF and pentraxin domain-containing protein 1-like isoform X2, which encodes MYRLEIKYLLQIRLLYCVLTDLVTTLEAVKHVQCQVVQEHDANHTLRWVLPYPDPYNEMPEFESCPANQASYTDHRQPTAMIEWLEPVATDNSGDSPTVICDHQSGTRFAIGQVLVTCTAFDGYGNSKSCTFYIDVKDNEMPEFKSCPANQASYTDHGQPTAMIEWLEPVATDNSGGSPTVICDHQSGTKFAIGQVLVTCTASDGYGNSKNCTFNVDVKNCTSPLGLENRIISDTQITASSKGWYYDGSTTEYFFARNARLHHSSYWRPLLNDENPWIKVQLDGVHVITGLVSQGSGGYHNMNSWVISYLIQYQHASVNASEMEFIKDVTGNTAKVFNANTDSSIMVSIQFDQAITTDTIQVIPQECTRLNNDKHCSLRLEILGCSTVNN
- the LOC140157330 gene encoding hyalin-like isoform X3, translating into MIIKHYDLDCMNNEMPEFESCPANQASYTDHRQPTAMIEWLEPVATDNSGDSPTVICDHQSGTRFAIGQVLVTCTAFDGYGNSKSCTFYIDVKDNEMPEFKSCPANQASYTDHGQPTAMIEWLEPVATDNSGGSPTVICDHQSGTKFAIGQVLVTCTASDGYGNSKNCTFNVDVKNCTSPLGLENRIISDTQITASSKGWYYDGSTTEYFFARNARLHHSSYWRPLLNDENPWIKVQLDGVHVITGLVSQGSGGYHNMNSWVISYLIQYQHASVNASEMEFIKDVTGNTAKVFNANTDSSIMVSIQFDQAITTDTIQVIPQECTRLNNDKHCSLRLEILGCSTVNN
- the LOC140157330 gene encoding hyalin-like isoform X1, whose protein sequence is MIEWFEPVATDNSGDSPTVICDHQSGTKFAIGQVLVTCTAFDGYGNSKSCTFYVNVKDNEMPEFESCPANQASYTDHRQPTAMIEWLEPVATDNSGDSPTVICDHQSGTRFAIGQVLVTCTAFDGYGNSKSCTFYIDVKDNEMPEFKSCPANQASYTDHGQPTAMIEWLEPVATDNSGGSPTVICDHQSGTKFAIGQVLVTCTASDGYGNSKNCTFNVDVKNCTSPLGLENRIISDTQITASSKGWYYDGSTTEYFFARNARLHHSSYWRPLLNDENPWIKVQLDGVHVITGLVSQGSGGYHNMNSWVISYLIQYQHASVNASEMEFIKDVTGNTAKVFNANTDSSIMVSIQFDQAITTDTIQVIPQECTRLNNDKHCSLRLEILGCSTVNN